A window of the Odocoileus virginianus isolate 20LAN1187 ecotype Illinois chromosome 20, Ovbor_1.2, whole genome shotgun sequence genome harbors these coding sequences:
- the MC1R gene encoding melanocyte-stimulating hormone receptor, with protein MMPVLGSQRRLLGSLNCTPPATFPLTLAPNRTGPQCLEVSIPDGLFLSLGLVSLVENVLVVAAIAKNRNLHSPMYYFICCLAVSDLLVSVSNVLETAVMLLLEAGALAARAAVVQQLDNVIDVLICGSMVSSLCFLGAIAVDRYISIFYALRYHSVVTLPRAWRIIAAIWVASILTSLLFITYYNHTVVLLCLVGFFIAMLALMAVLYVHMLARACQHARGIARLQKRQRPIHQGFGLKGAATLTILLGVFFLCWGPFFLHLSLIVLCPQHPTCGCIFKNFNLFLALIICNAIVDPLIYAFRSQELRKTLQEVLQCSW; from the coding sequence ATGATGCCTGTGCTTGGCTCCCAGAGGCGGCTGCTGGGTTCCCTTAACTGCACGCCTCCAGCCACCTTCCCCCTCACGCTGGCCCCCAACCGGACGGGGCCCCAGTGCCTGGAGGTGTCCATCCCCGACGGGCTCTTTCTCAGCCTGGGGCTAGTGAGTCTCGTGGAGAATGTGCTGGTGGTGGCTGCCATTGCCAAGAACCGCAACCTGCACTCCCCCATGTACTACTTCATCTGCTGCCTGGCCGTGTCCGACCTGCTGGTAAGCGTCAGCAATGTGCTGGAGACAGCAGTCATGCTGCTGCTGGAGGCTGGTGCCCTGGCCGCCCGGGCAGCTGTGGTGCAGCAGCTGGACAATGTCATCGATGTGCTTATCTGTGGCTCCATGGTGTCCAGCCTCTGCTTCCTGGGCGCCATCGCTGTGGACCGCTACATCTCCATCTTCTACGCCCTGCGGTACCACAGTGTCGTGACACTGCCCCGGGCGTGGCGGATCATTGCGGCCATCTGGGTGGCCAGCATCCTCACCAGCCTGCTCTTCATCACCTACTACAACCACACGGTCGTCCTGCTGTGTCTTGTTGGCTTCTTCATAGCCATGCTGGCCCTCATGGCCGTCCTCTACGTCCATATGCTGGCCCGGGCGTGCCAGCATGCCCGGGGCATCGCCCGGCTCCAGAAGAGGCAGCGCCCCATCCATCAGGGCTTTGGCCTCAAGGGCGCTGCCACCCTCACCATCCTGCTGGGCGTCTTTTTTCTCTGCTGGGGCCCCTTCTTCCTGCACCTCTCGCTCATCGTCCTCTGCCCCCAGCATCCCACCTGTGGCTGCATCTTCAAGAACTTCAACCTCTTCCTGGCCCTCATCATTTGCAACGCCATCGTGGACCCCCTCATCTACGCCTTTCGCAGCCAGGAGCTCCGGAAGACACTCCAAGAGGTGCTGCAGTGCTCCTGGTGA